GAAAGCAGAGTGCAAAGTATTATAGATGAAGCTAATGCAAATGCAAGCGAATGGAGAGCAAAAAAAGAAAAAGAGAGAGAAAAAAGAGTATTGCAAACAAAAATAGAGGATATTGAAGATAATCTCAAAAAAGAAAATATTGAAAGCAAAGAGAATATTGAAAAAAGAGATAAATTATTAAAACAGATAGAAGCTGCTAAAGAGTCTTTGAATAATTCTTCAGACAATATTGATAACATAGTAAAAGATGTTGAAGTAATAGATAAAGAAACAGATGATATACAAATAACAGAGGAAGTAAGAAAAGAGGTAGTAAAATCTATAATAAAATCATTAAAAGGAAGCGAGTTTGAAGTTTCAGCTCCTGAGCTTATAAAAGATGATAATGGCGGAATAGTAAAAATTATGGCTAAAAAACCATCAGGAAAAAGAGCTGTATGCAAGGTTGGACTTAATGGAAAATTGGAATATATTTTTGATAATTATGAAGGTTCAACATGCGTAAAAGATATAGATAAATTTAATAAAGATTTAGAAGAAATTTATTCTATAAGATTGTCTGACAAAAAAGTGTTATGGGAAAACCCTGACAGAATATCTAAAGGTGCTATAGATATTAATAAACATAATGAAAGAACATTATAAGGAGTTTTAATAATGGAAGAGAGAAAAATAGATTTATGGCTTGATAGATTTATAAGAGATTCTAAATTAAAAGGCTCTATAATTTTAAGCGGAAATTCTTCTGACATAATAAGAAACAGAAAAACTGGAAAATATGAATATATTTCAAATTATATTATTAGAGTGTTAAATGAAGATAGTAAATTTAATAATGTTATAAAATGGGACAGAGTTGACGGAATTGATTATGATGTTTCAAAGATCTCTAATTTAACATTTGGAGAGGAGAAAGCAAATAAAGCTCCAAACAGTAATGCTTATGCTTTAGACGAGGATAATGATTTAGCAGACAATAATAATAATCAAGGTCCTAAATATAAAGATATTAATGAATTTTTTAATTATGTGCTTCAGCAAATAAAATCAAAAGCAAATAATCGTATATGTTTTATTATAGATTATTCTGATTATATATTTGGTTCTAATGCTTCTTTAAGTGAAAATGAAAGAAATTGGCTATCTATAATAGGAAAGGCTTTAAGAGAATCTATGAATTATGATATGTTTGATAATGATTTTAAAGAACAAAAAAGATCCATAATCATAATTACAAATAAACTTTCAACAATACCTTCATCATACTATTTAAATAATTCTGATGTAAGCTGTATTAATATACCTACCCCATCAAGACCAGAGAGAGAAACTTTTATACAAAATAATGAAAGTTTAATAAATTTAGACCCACCATTAGATGAAAACAGAAGAAATGATTTTATAGATTCTTTGGAAGGATTTAAACTTAAAGATATAGCACAAATAATGAAACTCTCAATGCAATTAGATACAAAACTCAGTGCAGATAAAATAATTAATTTGTATAAATACGGAGAGAAAAAAAGCCCTTGGGAAGATTTAAGTAAAAGCAAATTATCTAATATAGAAGAAACTTTAGCTTTAAGAGTAAAGGGTCAAGATGAAGCAATAGAAAAAGTAAAAGACGTAATAATAAGAGCATTTACAGGTTTTTCTGGAATACAGCATTCAACAAAACAGAAAAAACCCAAAGGCGTGTTATTCTTTGTAGGTCCTACTGGTGTTGGTAAAACAGAACTTGCAAAATCTTTAGCAGAGTTTTTATTTGG
The genomic region above belongs to Brachyspira sp. SAP_772 and contains:
- a CDS encoding AAA family ATPase translates to MEERKIDLWLDRFIRDSKLKGSIILSGNSSDIIRNRKTGKYEYISNYIIRVLNEDSKFNNVIKWDRVDGIDYDVSKISNLTFGEEKANKAPNSNAYALDEDNDLADNNNNQGPKYKDINEFFNYVLQQIKSKANNRICFIIDYSDYIFGSNASLSENERNWLSIIGKALRESMNYDMFDNDFKEQKRSIIIITNKLSTIPSSYYLNNSDVSCINIPTPSRPERETFIQNNESLINLDPPLDENRRNDFIDSLEGFKLKDIAQIMKLSMQLDTKLSADKIINLYKYGEKKSPWEDLSKSKLSNIEETLALRVKGQDEAIEKVKDVIIRAFTGFSGIQHSTKQKKPKGVLFFVGPTGVGKTELAKSLAEFLFGDESACIRFDMSEFNHEHSDQRLVGAPPGYVGYEEGGQLTNAIKEKPFSVILFDEIEKAHGRILDKFLQILEDGRLTDGKGETVSFSESVIIFTSNIGSSEIDYTDDKEQVYNKFLEHVKKHFVEELKRPELLNRIGDNIVPFNFIDGTDFLNNIAKSKFKYIETFIKEKYKAQIKFENEDNAYSAISNAVDKKNGGRGVLNVLESKIINPLSNFIFENIDSLQGRTIKITQFRATIAEFDFKLE